The nucleotide window actttttatgtaattattacattacaggctacatttttgaacaaaagattaaacattAATGGGAAGAGAATAAACCTATCTATTTGGGACACAGCTGGACAAGAGAAATTCCATGCTCTTGGTCCAATATATTACAGGAATTCCAATGGAGCCATCCTTGTGTATGATATCACAGATGAAGATTCTTTTGGAAAGGTAAATTTTTCTTGATATCAATCAATGTCAATCTGTTAATGTTGCAGCAACAGAATATAAAACATGTGATATTTACGTTTTAGGTAAAAAATTGGGTAAAGGAGTTGAAAAAAATGCTTGGATCAGACATTGTTTTGACCATTGCaggaaataaaatagatttagaaCATGAGAGGACAGTTCCTCTGGAAGAAGCAGAAAGGTTAGTTTTACtaaatactaatactaaaaaGTACTACTAATATACCATTAGAAGTTCAATGGACTCacttaaaattttctatttcagCTATGCTAACATGGTTGGTGCTAGACATTTTTACACTTCAGCTAAATTGAACCAAGGTGTTGAGGAGCTCTTCCTTGACCTTACAAGAGAGATGTTGGAGAAGAGTGAACAGAACACCCAGGCCGATGTGACCAGGACATCACAGGTGTTGGTGGTTGATGATGAGGTCACACCAGTCCAGTCTTCATGCTGTTCAGGCAACAGAAGTAACTAAAcacattctttatctatctatatTCTAAGTAACATGTACATCagaattatgtatgttattcaATTGcaaatgattgtattttttaaatctaagttgatgtaataaattatacattttatctaAAGCAGACTAGAGTTTATGGTAACTATTTTATTCTGTCatttttatctaatattatgtttaacagatttatatacaaaactgatgttaaaatttttattatggTGTGAACTAAAAAAGTGACCCATTTACATGGTGAACTTATGATGGCTGATATGATGTTTCAAGTGTAAGAAACAAATAATGCAGGTTTATCAAGCCTGGAGTTCTCTTCAATACAAtgcctttaaaataattaatattttaattatattcactCTATATTAATGCATTTTACTGAGTTGATAATATGATACATGTATATACATAGTTATCATGTTTTAAGCAAGTTCTGATACTTCTATGGGTGTGTCTGTATATTGTGCTGCACTAGTTTTAAGTCCAAAACGCATTGGTTCTTTCTAGCATAAGTAGCAAAATAATACATGAtcatatttcaacattttaggagttatttcattttttttaattttaaataaataaaataaattatacttacccattttagagatttttttattgaaaagcaTCAGTTGCAATCTGCAAGAATTACGTCAGATTGTAATCCAGTCTTACTAGTTTTTACTGATTAGCGAATTTGTCACATACAACACAATAACTAGAAGTGTTGGTCTAGTTGACATGATAATTTAAGGGTGCAgaattaaaactgaaaatagAAACCAACAGATAATTCATTTGAGAATGAATTATTACCTAAAAAGCAGCAATGTGTTTTGGCCATTTATCTAACTTTTTACCgttcaaaattttaaagaaatactgTTGgtgtataattttagtttagCGATCAACTTGATGCTTTAAATATTGTCTTATTTGAAACTTATATgaatttattcttaaatttaCTAAggttattaaatgaaaatgtatttagaagtcTACTAGTTTCTTTTGTGTACCTTACGTATGTAATCGTGAGGCGTATTGGAATATAGATTAATAAATTGCATTtcaagtttttgttatttatggcAGATGTCTTGGTCtagttatttttcatatttattagcACATAAGGATTGACCATGCATGTAACATGTGCCAGttataggtaaaaaaaacttGGAATGCACTAACTCTCTTATGCTATGCTTATGTCATTTCAATGTGTTTGTAATGCTCGTCTATAACTTACATGATCAGATAGGCCTGGCATTGCTGGATCTAGAGTCACATGTGGAGGGGGCTATTAGTTTTGTTAGTAGTTTAATTTTGTCATCATAAGCCCCGCTTATAGAATTAATAGTAAGTATATTGTTAGGGTACTCTTTAGTTAGTTGTTGGAAGATTTCCTAGTTTTGGGAAAatgatgttatttatatttatgctatttttaatccaaatgttatttttaaaccagaaataaatattgtaatgaattAAGATAAGGCTTCTGTTAATACAGCAAAGAATGATTATAATGTGCCAGGATATTGGGAGTTCAGATGTAGGAAATACTGTGATGTTTGTCAGGCAGGGTATGTACACACAACAATGCTTggttgttataatatttatttcctattttttatatattataacaactGCAAGTATTGCATAGTGTACAATAATtgtaaatgaaacaattttatcaGATAACACTATTCTAATATGCACTACTAGTGTATTGGTGACTAAACAATGATTATTCGAAGCTTTTTAATGCTGAACAAATAAAGCATTGCTCCTTTAAACAAGGGAGCGAATgcattttgtatgttaatattaactgcaataaaattttatgaatttgcCAATAcagtgtattatttttaaaatcttaatttatacCACTACACATCAATCCACACATGAATTCATAATACATATTAGAGGAAAACAATAACATGTAAATTATAACCATAAGTATTAACACCCCTTTTGTAACAAGTATGATATTGCTAAATTTTGACTATACTAAGACTGAACATCCAGTGTTTTTAGAAAGGCTACCACAcactttacacatacaaacaatacGGTAAATATTCAACCAGCGGAACAAATACCACAAAGTATCCATTACAGAGATCATTGTTAAAGGCTATTTGTTACAACTATGAGAATAGAAAGTAACATCTCCGTGAATAAAACAGCTGAGATATCTGACTAAAGGCACTAAATGTTCAGCCATTCATTTGAATTACtatgtaacataattataataaacattcgCAGCATCCACCACAAAATACTTGCATAGCAATCCCAATATAATAATGGTCTTCGCTGAACACTTATTTATCAAATGCATGTTTACAGCTGTCACACTTATAGATCccacaaaatat belongs to Anticarsia gemmatalis isolate Benzon Research Colony breed Stoneville strain chromosome Z, ilAntGemm2 primary, whole genome shotgun sequence and includes:
- the Rab21 gene encoding RAS oncogene family member Rab21, with the protein product MAANVTGGTHNFKVVLLGEGCVGKTSLLLRYIEDKFNDKHLTTLQATFLNKRLNINGKRINLSIWDTAGQEKFHALGPIYYRNSNGAILVYDITDEDSFGKVKNWVKELKKMLGSDIVLTIAGNKIDLEHERTVPLEEAESYANMVGARHFYTSAKLNQGVEELFLDLTREMLEKSEQNTQADVTRTSQVLVVDDEVTPVQSSCCSGNRSN